One segment of Nomia melanderi isolate GNS246 chromosome 10, iyNomMela1, whole genome shotgun sequence DNA contains the following:
- the LOC116429770 gene encoding uncharacterized protein LOC116429770 isoform X4 yields MYDRRIIGPGNPMDENKYNYEVLTGKLFIRGVSTAESGFYKCISKGIADHSSINIHVVELIVKKDWEDVWENDFETNLLRGMAAVMVILVAIAIVLFIITAKRRRNQRFFDLEESRENSPTKYTPNTSTRPNVPTTISEEGGIDNSALDIDFPRVFKQMQK; encoded by the exons ATGT ATGATAGACGTATTATTGGGCCAGGAAACCCTATGGATGAGAATAAGTACAACTATGAGGTGCTAACTGGAAAGCTTTTTATCAGA GGTGTCTCAACAGCTGAATCTGggttttataaatgtatttcaaaAGGTATAGCAGATCATTCTTCTATCAATATTCATGTTGTTGAGTTGATTGTTAAAAAAGATTGGGAAGATGTCTGGGAAAATGACTTTgag ACTAATTTATTGCGGGGTATGGCTGCTGTTATGGTAATACTTGTTGCTATAGCAATCGTACTTTTCATCATTACGGCGAAAAGAAGACGAAATCAAAGATTTTTTG atttagAGGAGTCAAGGGAAAATTCACCTACAAAATATACACCAAATACTAGTACCCGTCCTAATGTACCAACGACAATATCAGAAGAAGGTGGTATTGACAATTCAGCTCTTGATATCGATTTCCCGAGGGTATTTAAACAAATGcagaaataa
- the LOC116429770 gene encoding uncharacterized protein LOC116429770 isoform X2 produces MQQMNVIFFALFCLSLLSLKNGYVSGTITVAEVPAGHLAELPCLSSDDHHRFMFWQLTDDRRIIGPGNPMDENKYNYEVLTGKLFIRGVSTAESGFYKCISKGIADHSSINIHVVELIVKKDWEDVWENDFETNLLRGMAAVMVILVAIAIVLFIITAKRRRNQRFFDLEESRENSPTKYTPNTSTRPNVPTTISEEGGIDNSALDIDFPRVFKQMQK; encoded by the exons ATGCAACAG atgaacgtaatattttttgcattattttgttTATCATTGTTATCATTGAAAAATGGGTATGTCAGTGGCACAATTACGGTAGCAGAAGTTCCAGCTGGACATTTAGCTGAACTTCCATGTTTAAGCAGTGATGATCACCATCGTTTTATGTTTTGGCAACTCACAGATGATAGACGTATTATTGGGCCAGGAAACCCTATGGATGAGAATAAGTACAACTATGAGGTGCTAACTGGAAAGCTTTTTATCAGA GGTGTCTCAACAGCTGAATCTGggttttataaatgtatttcaaaAGGTATAGCAGATCATTCTTCTATCAATATTCATGTTGTTGAGTTGATTGTTAAAAAAGATTGGGAAGATGTCTGGGAAAATGACTTTgag ACTAATTTATTGCGGGGTATGGCTGCTGTTATGGTAATACTTGTTGCTATAGCAATCGTACTTTTCATCATTACGGCGAAAAGAAGACGAAATCAAAGATTTTTTG atttagAGGAGTCAAGGGAAAATTCACCTACAAAATATACACCAAATACTAGTACCCGTCCTAATGTACCAACGACAATATCAGAAGAAGGTGGTATTGACAATTCAGCTCTTGATATCGATTTCCCGAGGGTATTTAAACAAATGcagaaataa
- the LOC116429770 gene encoding uncharacterized protein LOC116429770 isoform X1, with protein sequence MQQFNFIFQMNVIFFALFCLSLLSLKNGYVSGTITVAEVPAGHLAELPCLSSDDHHRFMFWQLTDDRRIIGPGNPMDENKYNYEVLTGKLFIRGVSTAESGFYKCISKGIADHSSINIHVVELIVKKDWEDVWENDFETNLLRGMAAVMVILVAIAIVLFIITAKRRRNQRFFDLEESRENSPTKYTPNTSTRPNVPTTISEEGGIDNSALDIDFPRVFKQMQK encoded by the exons ATGCAACAG tttaattttatttttcagatgaacgtaatattttttgcattattttgttTATCATTGTTATCATTGAAAAATGGGTATGTCAGTGGCACAATTACGGTAGCAGAAGTTCCAGCTGGACATTTAGCTGAACTTCCATGTTTAAGCAGTGATGATCACCATCGTTTTATGTTTTGGCAACTCACAGATGATAGACGTATTATTGGGCCAGGAAACCCTATGGATGAGAATAAGTACAACTATGAGGTGCTAACTGGAAAGCTTTTTATCAGA GGTGTCTCAACAGCTGAATCTGggttttataaatgtatttcaaaAGGTATAGCAGATCATTCTTCTATCAATATTCATGTTGTTGAGTTGATTGTTAAAAAAGATTGGGAAGATGTCTGGGAAAATGACTTTgag ACTAATTTATTGCGGGGTATGGCTGCTGTTATGGTAATACTTGTTGCTATAGCAATCGTACTTTTCATCATTACGGCGAAAAGAAGACGAAATCAAAGATTTTTTG atttagAGGAGTCAAGGGAAAATTCACCTACAAAATATACACCAAATACTAGTACCCGTCCTAATGTACCAACGACAATATCAGAAGAAGGTGGTATTGACAATTCAGCTCTTGATATCGATTTCCCGAGGGTATTTAAACAAATGcagaaataa
- the LOC116429770 gene encoding uncharacterized protein LOC116429770 isoform X3, translating to MNVIFFALFCLSLLSLKNGYVSGTITVAEVPAGHLAELPCLSSDDHHRFMFWQLTDDRRIIGPGNPMDENKYNYEVLTGKLFIRGVSTAESGFYKCISKGIADHSSINIHVVELIVKKDWEDVWENDFETNLLRGMAAVMVILVAIAIVLFIITAKRRRNQRFFDLEESRENSPTKYTPNTSTRPNVPTTISEEGGIDNSALDIDFPRVFKQMQK from the exons atgaacgtaatattttttgcattattttgttTATCATTGTTATCATTGAAAAATGGGTATGTCAGTGGCACAATTACGGTAGCAGAAGTTCCAGCTGGACATTTAGCTGAACTTCCATGTTTAAGCAGTGATGATCACCATCGTTTTATGTTTTGGCAACTCACAGATGATAGACGTATTATTGGGCCAGGAAACCCTATGGATGAGAATAAGTACAACTATGAGGTGCTAACTGGAAAGCTTTTTATCAGA GGTGTCTCAACAGCTGAATCTGggttttataaatgtatttcaaaAGGTATAGCAGATCATTCTTCTATCAATATTCATGTTGTTGAGTTGATTGTTAAAAAAGATTGGGAAGATGTCTGGGAAAATGACTTTgag ACTAATTTATTGCGGGGTATGGCTGCTGTTATGGTAATACTTGTTGCTATAGCAATCGTACTTTTCATCATTACGGCGAAAAGAAGACGAAATCAAAGATTTTTTG atttagAGGAGTCAAGGGAAAATTCACCTACAAAATATACACCAAATACTAGTACCCGTCCTAATGTACCAACGACAATATCAGAAGAAGGTGGTATTGACAATTCAGCTCTTGATATCGATTTCCCGAGGGTATTTAAACAAATGcagaaataa